From Montipora foliosa isolate CH-2021 chromosome 6, ASM3666993v2, whole genome shotgun sequence, a single genomic window includes:
- the LOC138005962 gene encoding uncharacterized protein has protein sequence MTHYNFLTCETSGLEENGSLLTLKVTARPWEFVQLLSTGTIQDEIKPGEVYLRSYLRIQRDQYLQQQLALEQNASEIIIHTTTVTNALSPDEYFELISRDAIKDMFLTDSFSIYSEEKVQKTLDAMKGRRDHLLKLITSPDSETKVTTLFHYHGVKREIQKWKEVDASPTLSENEKKKILLKCKISISKYAKVALLANSFMRRNSSLEIRIVDSEKYNLEKLKEIQRETFALIRLKGGTDEAICYADQASSPDERNIASHLVNVNGDEVANKRKVYEKSRLVAWSNEDSILKLATAIMKENHELKSRYGIDAIDKKDMTGLEQLTRISHKFRSELDAGYFERVGEGSFGYVYQAKKGGRPVAVKILKDKEADSKHIENFEREVEMLKQANHPRIVEVISIYISKKNELSIVMEFMAGGNLKDYLKEHGGQGKIFTVRFIEDIGSAIDHLHSLDIMHRDVKPENIFLSEDHKVLKLGDFGLARATEGTGHTKTAIGSYRYMAPEVISTGGHYSKKADVHSFGLCLIEVLSGKTVYAGIERDKSVFDIKMSGVKPSIPSIPVEKFGKEMAMKITNIIKKCLEPEEFRPDMRRILSTLRKKSSSSESRSGWCSLEPGTSIEEQDSCASLMTETTERQPLDSSQGTTGKVRVNKPRNTEPSDTRDDSCSDTRLCDESLNYDNSPYPTIEMAMGDNPFSTLSTYNPSEEQSSGRHRINESETSMPPSIETDESASPKAQETLYGPDSPYPNISEAIKSTQF, from the exons ATGACGCATTACAATTTCTTGACCTGTGAAACGTCCGGTTTAGAGGAGAATGGAAGTCTTCTCACACTCAAGGTTACTGCAAGACCGTGGGAATTCGTTCAGTTGTTGAGCACGGGGACTATTCAAGACGAAATAAAGCCAGGAGAG GTCTATTTGAGGTCTTACCTTAGAATTCAGCGAGACCAATATCTTCAGCAGCAGCTTGCATTAGAGCAAAATGCATCAGAGATAATCATTCATACCACCACTGTTACGAATGCTTTGTCACCAGACGAGTATTTTGAACTTATCTCTCGCGATGCCATCAAAGACATGTTCCTAACTGACTCTTTCA GTATTTACTCAGAGGAGAAAGTGCAAAAAACTCTAGATGCAATGAAGGGAAGACGTGACCATCTTCTTAAG CTAATAACAAGTCCCGACTCGGAGACAAAAGTTACAACCTTGTTCCATTATCATGGTGTGAAGAGAGAAATTCAGAAGTGGAAGGAAGTGGATGCGTCGCCTACTCTAtcagaaaatgaaaagaagaaaatcttACTGAAATGCAAGATTTCAATAAGCAAGTATGCCAAGGTTGCCTTGCTTGCCAATTCTTTTATGCGAAGAAACAGCTCTTTGGAAATCCGTATTGTCGACTCAGAAAAGTACAACCTTGAAAAGCTAAAAGAGATCCAGAGGGAGACATTTGCATTAATTCGTCTTAAGG GTGGAACTGACGAAGCTATTTGTTATGCGGATCAAGCTTCATCTCCAGACGAGAGAAACATCGCTTCTCACCTGGTGAATGTAAATGGAGACGAAGTCGCCAACAAGAGGAAAGTTTATGAAAAAAGCCGTTTGGTTGCTTGGAGTAACGAAGATTCCATACTGAAACTCGCTACTGCTATAATGAAAGAAAATCACGAGCTCAAATCCAGATATGGTATAGATGCCATAGAT AAAAAAGACATGACAGGACTTGAGCAGTTGACGCGTATCAGTCACAAGTTCCGAAGCGAGTTAGATGCCGGCTACTTTGAGCGAGTTGGTGAAGGAAGTTTCGGTTACGTATATCAGGCAAAGAAGGGCGGCCGGCCAGTAGCTGTTAAAATTTTGAAAGATAAAGAAGCTGACAGCAAGCACATTGAGAACTTCGAGAGAGAAGTCGAAATGCTAAA ACAAGCAAACCATCCCAGAATTGTGGAGGTGATCTCGATCTACATTTCCAAGAAGAATGAACTTTCAATTGTGATGGAGTTTATGGCTGGAGGAAATCTGAAGGATTACCTAAAGGAGCACGGTGGACAAGGAAAGATCTTCACCGTCAGATTTATTGAGGATATTGGCTCGGCCATCGATCACCTTCATTCCCTCGATATTATGCACAGAGACGTAAAACCTGAGAACATCTTT CTATCAGAGGATCACAAAGTCTTAAAACTTGGTGATTTTGGACTTGCGCGAGCCACTGAGGGCACAGGGCACACCAAAACTGCAATTGGCTCCTACCGCTACATGGCGCCAGAAGTAATCAGCACTGGAGGTCACTACTCGAAGAAAGCGGATGTCCACAGCTTTG GCTTGTGCCTCATTGAAGTTTTAAGTGGAAAAACCGTGTATGCGGGTATTGAGAGAGATAAAAGTGTTTTTGATATCAAGATGTCTGGCGTCAAACCAAGTATTCCG AGTATTCCAGTTGAAAAATTCGGAAAGGAGATGGCAATGAAGATAACAAACATCATTAAAAAATGTCTGGAGCCGGAAGAGTTCCGCCCAGATATGCGGCGTATTTTAAGTACGTTGAGGAAGAAAAGCTCGTCATCTGAATCCAGGTCAGGATGGTGCAGTTTGGAACCCGGCACTAGCATAGAAG AACAAGATTCTTGTGCTTCGTTGATGACTGAAACCACCGAAAGACAACCTTTAGATTCAAGCCAAGGTACCACCGGTAAAGTCAGGGTCAATAAACCAAGAAACACTGAACCTAGCGACACCAGAGATGACTCTTGCTCAGACACCAGACTCTGTGACGAGTCTCTGAATTATGACAATTCACCTTACCCCACAATAGAGATGGCTATGGGAGACAATCCGTTCTCAACTCTATCCACTTACAACCCGTCAGAGGAACAATCCTCTGGACGACACAGAATCAATGAATCCGAGACTTCTATGCCTCCCTCCATTGAAACCGATGAGTCAGCGTCACCTAAAGCACAAGAGACCCTTTATGGGCCTGATTCCCCTTACCCTAACATTTCAGAAGCGATCAAAAGTACTCAATTCTGA